One genomic segment of Stigmatopora argus isolate UIUO_Sarg chromosome 18, RoL_Sarg_1.0, whole genome shotgun sequence includes these proteins:
- the maff gene encoding transcription factor MafF, with protein sequence MTTERNSKALKVKQECGENVPFLSDSELMSLSVRELNLHLRGMSRDEIQKLKQRRRTLKNRGYAASCRVKRVSQREALEQQKMELQREVDRLGAENAGMRKELEGLGARLAALQRFARGLEAGGGGGGGGGLLATAPRLNTASVITIVKSPPQAQAQRDQESP encoded by the exons ATGACCACGGAGAGGAACAGCAAAGCCCTCAAG GTGAAGCAGGAATGCGGCGAGAACGTGCCCTTCCTGTCGGACAGCGAGCTAATGTCGCTATCGGTGCGCGAGCTCAACCTGCACCTGCGCGGCATGTCCCGCGATGAGATCCAGAAGCTGAAGCAGCGGCGGCGCACGCTGAAGAACCGCGGCTACGCCGCCAGCTGCCGGGTCAAGCGGGTGTCCCAGCGCGAGGCCCTGGAGCAGCAGAAGATGGAGCTGCAGAGGGAGGTGGACCGGCTGGGGGCCGAGAACGCCGGCATGAGGAAAGAGCTGGAGGGCCTGGGGGCCCGCCTGGCCGCCTTGCAGAGGTTCGCCAGGGGCCTGGAGGCCGGCGGGGGCgggggcggcggtggcggcctgCTGGCCACCGCCCCCCGCCTCAACACCGCCTCCGTCATCACCATCGTCAAGAGTCCGCCGCAGGCTCAAGCGCAGAGGGACCAGGAGTCTCCTTAA
- the tmem184ba gene encoding transmembrane protein 184ba isoform X1: MLWRRDVPLSERLGAESPAASGPPSTPPPPVAGGSNVSLYPRFPLLVQEQPIFLMTPAAQAVSGFFVWTALLLTCHQIYMHLRFYSSPREQRHIVRILFIVPIYAIDSWLSLLFFTNDQFYVYFDTIRDCYEAFVIYNFLSLCYEYLGGESAIMAEIRGKPIQSSCASGTCCLKGKAYSIGFLRFCKQATLQFCVVKPLMAAVTVVLQAYGKYRDGDFDAAGGYLYVTIVYNVSVSLSLYALFLFYLATRELLTPYRPVLKFFMVKSVIFLSFWQGFFLAIMEKCGAIPRINSLEVSVGEGTVAAGYQNFIICIEMFFAALVLRLAFTYTVYVDKSLNTLGPLPTYGEFGRCAPMKSISSSLKETMNPGDMVQDAIHNFSPAYQHYTQQSTLEQGVAAPVSRSFGVMGVGRDAEKTFLLSSDEEF; the protein is encoded by the exons atgcTCTGGCGGCGAGACGTGCCCCTCTCGGAGAGGCTGGGGGCGGAGTCTCCCGCGGCGTCGGGCCCCCCCTCCACGCCGCCACCGCCGGTGGCGGGAGGCTCCAACGTGTCCCTTTACCCCCGATTCCCCTTGCTCGTGCAGGAGCAGCCCATTTTCCTCATGACCCCGGCGGCCCAAGCCGTGTCTGGCTTCTTCGTCTGGACCGCCCTCCTCCTCACCTGCCACCAG ATCTACATGCACCTGCGTTTCTACAGTTCGCCTCGGGAGCAACGGCACATCGTGCGGATCCTCTTCATCGTCCCCATCTACGCTATCGACTCTTGGCTCAGCCTCCTCTTCTTCACCAACGACCAGTTCTACGTCTACTTTGACACCATCCGGGACTGCTACGAGG CGTTTGTCATCTACAACTTCCTCAGTCTGTGTTACGAATACCTGGGAGGAGAGAGCGCCATCATGGCCGAGATTCGAGGGAAGCCCATCCA GTCCAGCTGCGCGTCGGGCACGTGTTGCTTGAAGGGCAAGGCGTACTCCATCGGTTTCCTGCGCTTCTGCAAGCAAGCCACGCTGCAGTTCTGCGTGGTCAAGCCGCTCATGGCCGCCGTCACCGTCGTCCTGCAGGCCTACGGCAAATACAGAGACGGCGACTTTGA CGCCGCCGGCGGTTACCTTTACGTCACCATCGTCTACAACGTGTCGGTGAGCTTGTCCCTCTACGCCCTCTTCCTCTTCTACCTGGCCACCCGCGAGCTGCTCACCCCCTACCGGCCGGTGCTCAAGTTCTTCATGGTCAAGTCGGTCATCTTCCTGTCCTTTTGGCAAG GCTTTTTTCTGGCCATCATGGAAAAGTGTGGCGCCATCCCCCGGATCAACTCCCTGGAGGTGTCCGTGGGCGAGGGGACGGTGGCGGCCGGTTACCAGAACTTCATCATCTGCATCGAGATGTTTTTCGCCGCGCTGGTGCTGCGTCTGGCTTTCACCTACACCGTCTACGTGGACAAAAGTTTGAACACGCTAG GACCTCTTCCTACATACGGAGAGTTTG GGCGCTGCGCCCCGATGAAGAGCATCTCCAGCAGCCTGAAGGAGACCATGAACCCGGGAGACATGGTCCAGGATGCCATCCACAACTTCTCCCCGGCTTACCAGCACTACACGCAGCAGTCCACGTTGGAGCAGGGCGTGGCGGCGCCCGTCTCACGTTCCTTCGGCGTAATGGGCGTGGGCCGGGACGCCGAGAAGACCTTCCTCTTGAGCTCCGATGAAGAATTTTAG
- the tmem184ba gene encoding transmembrane protein 184ba isoform X2 codes for MLWRRDVPLSERLGAESPAASGPPSTPPPPVAGGSNVSLYPRFPLLVQEQPIFLMTPAAQAVSGFFVWTALLLTCHQIYMHLRFYSSPREQRHIVRILFIVPIYAIDSWLSLLFFTNDQFYVYFDTIRDCYEAFVIYNFLSLCYEYLGGESAIMAEIRGKPIQSSCASGTCCLKGKAYSIGFLRFCKQATLQFCVVKPLMAAVTVVLQAYGKYRDGDFDAAGGYLYVTIVYNVSVSLSLYALFLFYLATRELLTPYRPVLKFFMVKSVIFLSFWQGFFLAIMEKCGAIPRINSLEVSVGEGTVAAGYQNFIICIEMFFAALVLRLAFTYTVYVDKSLNTLGRCAPMKSISSSLKETMNPGDMVQDAIHNFSPAYQHYTQQSTLEQGVAAPVSRSFGVMGVGRDAEKTFLLSSDEEF; via the exons atgcTCTGGCGGCGAGACGTGCCCCTCTCGGAGAGGCTGGGGGCGGAGTCTCCCGCGGCGTCGGGCCCCCCCTCCACGCCGCCACCGCCGGTGGCGGGAGGCTCCAACGTGTCCCTTTACCCCCGATTCCCCTTGCTCGTGCAGGAGCAGCCCATTTTCCTCATGACCCCGGCGGCCCAAGCCGTGTCTGGCTTCTTCGTCTGGACCGCCCTCCTCCTCACCTGCCACCAG ATCTACATGCACCTGCGTTTCTACAGTTCGCCTCGGGAGCAACGGCACATCGTGCGGATCCTCTTCATCGTCCCCATCTACGCTATCGACTCTTGGCTCAGCCTCCTCTTCTTCACCAACGACCAGTTCTACGTCTACTTTGACACCATCCGGGACTGCTACGAGG CGTTTGTCATCTACAACTTCCTCAGTCTGTGTTACGAATACCTGGGAGGAGAGAGCGCCATCATGGCCGAGATTCGAGGGAAGCCCATCCA GTCCAGCTGCGCGTCGGGCACGTGTTGCTTGAAGGGCAAGGCGTACTCCATCGGTTTCCTGCGCTTCTGCAAGCAAGCCACGCTGCAGTTCTGCGTGGTCAAGCCGCTCATGGCCGCCGTCACCGTCGTCCTGCAGGCCTACGGCAAATACAGAGACGGCGACTTTGA CGCCGCCGGCGGTTACCTTTACGTCACCATCGTCTACAACGTGTCGGTGAGCTTGTCCCTCTACGCCCTCTTCCTCTTCTACCTGGCCACCCGCGAGCTGCTCACCCCCTACCGGCCGGTGCTCAAGTTCTTCATGGTCAAGTCGGTCATCTTCCTGTCCTTTTGGCAAG GCTTTTTTCTGGCCATCATGGAAAAGTGTGGCGCCATCCCCCGGATCAACTCCCTGGAGGTGTCCGTGGGCGAGGGGACGGTGGCGGCCGGTTACCAGAACTTCATCATCTGCATCGAGATGTTTTTCGCCGCGCTGGTGCTGCGTCTGGCTTTCACCTACACCGTCTACGTGGACAAAAGTTTGAACACGCTAG GGCGCTGCGCCCCGATGAAGAGCATCTCCAGCAGCCTGAAGGAGACCATGAACCCGGGAGACATGGTCCAGGATGCCATCCACAACTTCTCCCCGGCTTACCAGCACTACACGCAGCAGTCCACGTTGGAGCAGGGCGTGGCGGCGCCCGTCTCACGTTCCTTCGGCGTAATGGGCGTGGGCCGGGACGCCGAGAAGACCTTCCTCTTGAGCTCCGATGAAGAATTTTAG